Proteins co-encoded in one Acidobacteriota bacterium genomic window:
- a CDS encoding AtpZ/AtpI family protein — protein sequence MADGEKKNALGELVKAESMIQLAIALPAGCVIGWLIGAWLDRHFHQSWMGIAGIVLGAIGGFVQIFMTASRYLKRGD from the coding sequence ATGGCTGACGGAGAGAAGAAGAACGCGCTGGGTGAGCTGGTGAAGGCTGAGTCGATGATTCAGCTTGCCATTGCGCTGCCTGCGGGATGCGTGATCGGCTGGCTGATCGGGGCGTGGCTGGACCGACACTTCCATCAGTCGTGGATGGGGATTGCGGGAATTGTGCTGGGCGCGATCGGAGGCTTTGTGCAGATATTCATGACGGCTTCGCGGTATTTGAAGAGGGGCGATTGA
- a CDS encoding Rrf2 family transcriptional regulator → MAQSGRFQLSVRVLAVLANEPETMHTSASIAETLKESAVMVRRSFLLLHKAGLIVQRKGPHGGAKLKLPPKQIGLGDIFAATAGNWLTVEDKAVAGLMKRVREDAVEAMNEHSLAGVVKRLKKGK, encoded by the coding sequence ATGGCGCAGAGCGGGAGGTTTCAGTTGAGCGTGCGGGTGTTGGCTGTCCTGGCGAACGAGCCGGAGACGATGCACACGTCGGCGTCGATCGCCGAGACGCTGAAGGAGAGCGCGGTGATGGTGCGCCGTTCGTTCCTGCTGCTGCATAAGGCAGGGTTGATCGTGCAGCGCAAGGGACCGCACGGCGGGGCAAAGCTGAAGCTTCCGCCAAAGCAGATCGGCCTGGGAGACATCTTTGCAGCGACTGCGGGGAACTGGCTGACGGTCGAGGACAAGGCCGTGGCGGGGCTGATGAAGAGGGTGCGCGAGGACGCGGTGGAGGCGATGAACGAGCACTCGCTGGCTGGGGTGGTGAAGCGGTTGAAGAAGGGGAAGTAG
- a CDS encoding lysine--tRNA ligase: protein MHFDSEFEQKLYQQRQDKLKEIEALGHATYPNSFTSSAAGWTEFEGALIPWLKRQYDSPESPVTGEQLEADRKQVAIAGRIMAIRLQGKAGFAQLQQGGQRLQIYVRKDDVGENAFALYKLLDLGDHVGVRGYLMRTRTGELTVHVASTPEQTGITFLAKAMLALPDKYHGLEDTELRYRQRYVDLFMNTGHSPKADKPAPTSTTPNASTPTESVILSEGGVAAAVEGSAVSHAVVAAENDAPRNVREVFVKRAAVLRALRKFFDTRGYLEVETPMMQQIAGGAAARPFITHHNELDIDLFLRIAPELYLKRLVVGGLDRVYEINRNFRNEGVSTRHNPEFTMLEFYQAYANYHDLMNLTEELIKFVAMEVNGSLITHFNGNEINLGNWTKLSMREAIIKFWPDELRTKPTLNSFESFGAFKSLLASADKEQVLDAVGRTEAFFYNEAGLAFGAALKAAVSKLPADESYPGHAIAALFESLAEPHLIQPTIIYDFPLAVSPLSKIKPEEPDWVERFEFYIGGFEVGNAFSELNDPIDQDNRFQQQIEQKERGDEEAMSAVDDDYVRALGYGLPPTAGEGIGIDRLTMLLTNSSSIRDVILFPLMRPRQKTVEQVAQKEEQPHGESAE, encoded by the coding sequence GTGCACTTCGACTCCGAATTCGAGCAGAAGCTCTACCAGCAGCGCCAGGACAAGCTCAAAGAAATCGAGGCCCTCGGCCACGCGACCTATCCCAACTCTTTCACCTCCAGCGCCGCCGGGTGGACTGAGTTCGAAGGCGCGCTCATCCCCTGGCTCAAAAGGCAGTACGACTCCCCCGAGTCCCCCGTTACCGGCGAGCAGCTCGAAGCCGACCGCAAACAGGTCGCCATCGCCGGACGCATCATGGCCATCCGCCTCCAGGGCAAGGCCGGATTCGCTCAGCTCCAGCAGGGCGGTCAGCGCCTCCAGATCTACGTCCGCAAAGACGACGTCGGCGAGAACGCCTTCGCCCTCTACAAGCTCCTCGACCTCGGCGACCACGTCGGCGTCCGCGGCTACCTTATGCGCACCCGCACCGGCGAGCTCACTGTCCACGTCGCCTCCACACCCGAGCAGACTGGCATCACCTTCCTAGCCAAGGCCATGCTGGCCCTGCCCGATAAGTACCACGGCCTCGAGGACACCGAACTCCGCTACCGCCAGCGCTACGTCGACCTCTTCATGAACACCGGCCACAGCCCCAAGGCCGACAAGCCCGCACCAACCTCGACCACACCCAATGCTTCCACACCCACTGAAAGTGTCATCCTGAGCGAAGGCGGCGTAGCCGCCGCAGTCGAAGGATCTGCGGTTAGCCATGCGGTTGTAGCTGCCGAGAACGACGCCCCCCGCAACGTCCGCGAGGTCTTCGTCAAGCGGGCCGCCGTCCTCCGCGCCCTCCGCAAGTTCTTCGACACCCGCGGCTACCTCGAAGTCGAGACCCCGATGATGCAGCAGATCGCTGGTGGAGCCGCCGCGCGCCCCTTCATCACCCACCACAACGAGCTCGACATCGACCTCTTCCTCCGCATCGCGCCTGAGCTCTACCTCAAGCGCCTCGTCGTCGGCGGCCTCGACCGCGTCTACGAGATCAACCGCAACTTCCGCAACGAAGGCGTCAGCACCCGGCACAACCCCGAGTTCACCATGCTCGAGTTCTACCAGGCCTACGCCAACTACCACGACCTGATGAACCTCACCGAAGAGCTCATCAAGTTCGTAGCCATGGAAGTCAACGGCTCCCTCATCACCCACTTCAACGGCAACGAGATCAACCTCGGCAACTGGACGAAACTCTCCATGCGTGAGGCCATCATCAAGTTCTGGCCAGATGAGCTAAGGACGAAACCAACGCTGAACTCTTTTGAATCATTTGGTGCATTCAAATCCCTTCTTGCTTCAGCAGATAAAGAACAAGTACTCGATGCAGTGGGACGGACTGAAGCGTTCTTTTATAACGAAGCTGGGCTAGCTTTCGGTGCTGCGCTTAAAGCGGCAGTCAGCAAACTACCTGCTGACGAATCTTATCCAGGTCACGCAATCGCTGCTCTTTTCGAGAGCCTCGCCGAACCCCACCTGATCCAGCCCACCATCATCTACGACTTCCCTCTCGCCGTCTCGCCACTCTCCAAGATCAAGCCCGAAGAGCCCGACTGGGTCGAGCGCTTCGAGTTCTACATCGGCGGCTTCGAGGTCGGCAACGCCTTCTCCGAGCTCAACGACCCCATCGACCAGGACAACCGCTTCCAGCAGCAGATCGAGCAGAAAGAGCGCGGCGACGAAGAAGCCATGTCCGCCGTAGACGACGACTACGTGCGCGCCCTCGGCTACGGCCTTCCACCCACCGCAGGCGAAGGCATCGGCATCGACCGCCTCACCATGCTGCTCACCAACTCCAGCTCCATCCGCGACGTCATCCTCTTCCCCCTCATGCGCCCGCGGCAGAAGACCGTCGAGCAGGTTGCCCAGAAGGAAGAACAGCCCCACGGAGAGTCCGCCGAGTAA
- the atpB gene encoding F0F1 ATP synthase subunit A has product MPNQLLFTKFLNAHFAAPVAALLEAVHVHPKYPQAPITNAFAMELLVFLILIAYFLVVRFTLSVEKPGGFQHVAEMTNSFVADQGEQIIGHGSERFTSYLTALFLFILLSNLMGLVPGLESPTADVVVPLGFALVTFLYYHYHGVRSNGVGYIKQFLGPVWWLYPLLFPIEIISHCARVLSLTVRLYANMFAGDLLTLAFFSLVPIGIPLVFLGLHLGVAVIQAYVFFLLAAIYLSLAVAHDH; this is encoded by the coding sequence ATGCCCAATCAGCTTTTGTTCACCAAGTTTCTGAACGCCCACTTCGCCGCGCCTGTCGCGGCGCTGCTCGAGGCCGTTCATGTGCATCCGAAGTATCCGCAGGCTCCGATAACAAATGCCTTTGCGATGGAGTTGCTGGTCTTCCTGATCTTGATCGCATACTTCCTCGTCGTGCGCTTCACCCTGAGCGTGGAGAAGCCGGGTGGTTTCCAGCATGTGGCGGAGATGACGAACTCGTTCGTCGCCGACCAGGGCGAGCAGATCATCGGGCATGGCTCGGAGCGCTTTACCAGCTACCTGACGGCGCTGTTCCTGTTCATTCTGCTGAGTAACCTGATGGGTCTGGTTCCGGGGCTGGAGTCGCCGACCGCTGATGTAGTGGTCCCGCTGGGATTTGCTCTGGTCACGTTCCTTTACTACCACTACCACGGTGTGCGCTCGAACGGCGTTGGTTACATCAAGCAGTTCCTGGGGCCGGTGTGGTGGCTGTATCCGCTGTTGTTTCCGATCGAGATCATCTCGCACTGCGCGCGTGTGCTTTCGCTCACGGTTCGACTTTACGCGAACATGTTTGCGGGCGACCTGCTGACGCTGGCGTTCTTCTCGCTGGTGCCGATCGGCATTCCGCTGGTCTTTTTGGGACTGCACCTTGGCGTGGCGGTCATTCAGGCGTATGTGTTCTTCCTGCTGGCAGCGATCTATCTGTCACTGGCAGTGGCGCACGATCATTAA